A stretch of the Porifericola rhodea genome encodes the following:
- a CDS encoding esterase: MSVQYETIPYVCQDGFYCNLIHVTNSMSAYKGPVLLVHGAGVRANIFNPPTQKNIIEMLLEEGYDVWLENWRASIDLLPNEWNLDQAAIYDHPAAVQKVLEETGASELKAIVHCQGSTSFMISAILGLIPEVKVIVSNAVSLHPVVPTYSVLKLHFFVPIVKLLFRYLNPQWGIYAPDLKTQLLRALVELTHKEDDTLVGKFVSFTYGAGYPALWKLKNLDEQTKNWIQHEFAEVPLTFFDHIRKGVDRGALAPAHDGKEKRKTYLDRPSRLQARVALFCGEDNLCFLPRSQRKTYDYLQKIQANRHKLYILKGYSHLDMFLGKNAHRDVFPLMIKELNHEDPWLSPKESSGTGTGTPL, translated from the coding sequence ATGTCTGTTCAATATGAAACTATACCCTATGTTTGTCAGGATGGGTTTTATTGTAACCTGATTCATGTCACCAATAGCATGTCTGCCTATAAGGGGCCGGTACTGCTGGTGCATGGAGCAGGTGTAAGAGCAAATATTTTTAATCCTCCTACACAAAAAAATATTATTGAAATGCTGCTGGAAGAAGGCTACGATGTATGGCTGGAAAACTGGCGGGCAAGCATTGATCTGCTTCCTAATGAATGGAATCTGGATCAGGCAGCGATTTACGATCATCCGGCAGCGGTACAAAAAGTGCTGGAAGAAACCGGAGCCAGTGAACTGAAAGCTATCGTCCACTGCCAGGGAAGCACCAGTTTTATGATTTCTGCAATTTTAGGTCTTATACCGGAAGTGAAAGTGATCGTGAGTAATGCTGTTTCTCTACATCCGGTAGTGCCTACCTATTCTGTACTTAAGCTGCACTTTTTTGTTCCTATTGTTAAGCTGTTGTTTCGCTATCTTAATCCTCAGTGGGGTATTTACGCACCAGACCTTAAAACACAGTTGCTACGTGCTCTGGTAGAACTCACTCACAAAGAAGATGATACCCTTGTGGGTAAGTTTGTTAGTTTCACTTATGGTGCAGGTTACCCTGCCCTATGGAAGCTGAAAAACCTGGATGAGCAGACTAAGAACTGGATACAGCATGAGTTTGCCGAAGTGCCGCTTACGTTTTTTGACCACATCCGAAAGGGAGTAGACAGAGGCGCACTTGCTCCGGCCCATGACGGTAAGGAGAAACGAAAAACTTACCTGGACCGGCCCAGCCGCTTACAGGCTCGGGTCGCACTTTTTTGTGGAGAAGACAACCTTTGTTTTCTACCCCGTAGCCAGCGCAAAACTTACGATTACCTGCAAAAAATACAGGCGAACAGACACAAACTTTACATTCTTAAGGGCTATAGCCACCTGGATATGTTTCTTGGTAAAAACGCCCACCGGGATGTATTTCCTCTTATGATCAAAGAACTTAACCACGAAGATCCATGGCTATCCCCAAAAGAATCAAGCGGTACCGGGACAGGTACGCCCTTGTAG
- a CDS encoding DUF3891 family protein: protein MIVNPMSQGWEIIFQRAHALLAAKLAYYLQDSFHPEKTSWLEMLTSISEHDDGQPDWQGKNHLTEAGAPRDITEQKYNLEQAKRVVSESAHKSRWVALMASMHTYYLHRPFKGDNQAIDDFLKEQQAYQNVLRKTLNVSQKESETAYTVMRWCDECSLILCKKQIPPQGKKLEVGGLPHDTIRYIYQPKDAVHISPWPFREDNFTLSVEVFCIKQLEFAHDQELQQLLKKTDPELLQWQFEKD from the coding sequence ATGATAGTAAATCCAATGTCCCAGGGATGGGAGATCATTTTTCAGAGAGCACATGCTTTACTAGCAGCCAAGCTAGCCTATTACCTTCAGGATTCTTTTCATCCGGAAAAAACGAGCTGGCTGGAAATGCTTACCAGCATATCAGAACACGATGACGGACAGCCGGACTGGCAGGGAAAAAACCACCTTACAGAAGCTGGCGCTCCTCGTGATATTACTGAACAAAAATACAATCTGGAGCAGGCAAAGCGTGTAGTCTCGGAGTCTGCGCATAAATCGCGCTGGGTAGCGCTAATGGCTTCTATGCACACTTATTATCTGCACCGCCCTTTTAAAGGAGACAATCAGGCTATAGACGACTTCTTAAAGGAACAACAGGCATATCAGAATGTGCTAAGAAAAACGCTAAACGTAAGCCAGAAGGAAAGTGAGACCGCCTATACCGTTATGCGCTGGTGCGATGAGTGCTCGCTCATACTTTGCAAGAAACAGATACCTCCGCAAGGTAAAAAACTGGAAGTTGGAGGCTTACCTCATGATACTATACGCTACATCTATCAGCCTAAAGATGCAGTACATATTTCTCCATGGCCCTTCAGGGAAGATAACTTCACCCTATCAGTAGAGGTCTTTTGTATTAAGCAGCTGGAATTTGCCCATGACCAGGAGCTGCAACAATTGCTAAAAAAAACCGATCCTGAGCTTTTGCAATGGCAGTTTGAAAAAGACTGA
- a CDS encoding MBL fold metallo-hydrolase RNA specificity domain-containing protein translates to MDVSIQFLGAAQSVTGSKHLLHFDHFQVLMDCGLFQGLKKLRLRNWDPFPMNVSEVEALVLSHAHIDHIGYLPKLVKEGFKGPVYCTSATADLAKILLLDSAKLQEEEAEWAKKKGYSKHNPPKPLYTTEEAENAFALFQPYEFDEDIYLRDNIRIKFHNAGHILGAAWVELTVQTQKQQKTIVFSGDIGRYHQAVLRNPVSMKQADVLITESTYGDRENLFEDPSDEIAEIINEAMGRGGCLLIPAFALGRTQTVMYYLKSLMVSGKIPKVPVYLDSPMAISMTQLYKRHFSYHKLRDEDLEGESIFDYELFNYYRSVPASQSINDIKRNAIIVSSSGMCTGGRILHHLFHRLQREEDTILFVGYQAKGTRGRDILEERKTIRIFGQNVPLKMQVRKIDGLSAHADKNELLKWVSTLQEAPKRTFIVHGEIESAGALQRTLSDDLGWSNVHVPDYMEQYQLFQNL, encoded by the coding sequence ATGGACGTATCAATACAATTTTTAGGTGCAGCACAATCAGTTACCGGCTCCAAACACTTACTACATTTTGACCACTTTCAGGTACTTATGGATTGCGGACTCTTCCAGGGGCTAAAGAAATTACGCTTACGCAACTGGGACCCTTTTCCAATGAACGTATCGGAAGTAGAAGCATTAGTACTCTCACATGCCCATATAGACCATATTGGTTATTTGCCCAAACTGGTGAAAGAAGGTTTTAAAGGGCCGGTTTATTGTACTTCCGCAACCGCTGACCTGGCAAAGATTCTGCTGTTAGACTCTGCCAAGTTGCAGGAAGAAGAGGCAGAGTGGGCTAAGAAAAAAGGCTATTCTAAGCACAATCCTCCCAAACCATTATACACTACCGAAGAAGCGGAAAACGCTTTTGCACTCTTTCAGCCCTATGAGTTTGATGAAGATATTTACTTGCGGGATAACATTCGCATTAAATTTCATAATGCCGGCCATATTCTGGGTGCAGCCTGGGTAGAACTTACCGTACAAACGCAGAAGCAGCAAAAAACCATTGTATTTTCCGGCGATATTGGACGCTATCATCAGGCCGTATTACGCAATCCGGTATCTATGAAGCAGGCAGATGTATTAATTACCGAATCTACTTACGGCGACCGGGAGAATCTGTTTGAAGACCCTTCAGATGAAATCGCTGAGATTATCAATGAGGCTATGGGTCGCGGAGGTTGCTTGTTAATTCCAGCCTTTGCGTTGGGGCGTACACAAACTGTTATGTACTATTTGAAAAGCCTGATGGTAAGCGGTAAAATTCCTAAAGTGCCTGTGTACCTGGACAGCCCTATGGCTATTAGTATGACTCAGCTTTACAAGCGCCACTTTAGCTACCATAAGCTACGTGATGAAGACCTGGAAGGAGAATCCATTTTTGACTACGAGCTGTTTAACTACTACCGTAGCGTACCTGCTTCGCAAAGTATTAACGATATCAAGCGCAATGCTATTATTGTTTCTTCCAGCGGTATGTGCACAGGTGGACGTATTCTTCACCATCTTTTTCACCGCCTGCAACGCGAAGAAGATACTATACTCTTTGTAGGCTATCAGGCAAAAGGGACACGCGGAAGAGATATACTGGAAGAGCGTAAAACCATCAGGATTTTCGGGCAGAATGTACCCCTTAAAATGCAGGTTCGTAAAATTGATGGGCTATCTGCGCATGCAGATAAGAATGAATTACTTAAATGGGTAAGCACTTTACAAGAAGCTCCCAAGCGCACTTTTATTGTACATGGAGAAATTGAAAGTGCTGGCGCATTACAACGAACTCTTTCCGATGATTTAGGGTGGAGTAATGTACACGTGCCCGATTATATGGAGCAGTATCAGCTTTTTCAGAATTTATAA
- a CDS encoding DUF2306 domain-containing protein: MKVSPLLSALFIFFAVGVGLYPLVYLLLDMSGGLLASKPDDLLNSPFWNICFYGHISLGGLALLSGCSQFFKKFRNKHLRLHRKLGFVYISSVMLSGLFSLYIAYYTPGGIVAVLGFEVLGILWLYTTLKAFRAILQKNLDQHENWMMRSYALTFAAVSLRLWMPILIGLIGLSFIQAYTFIAWWCWVPNLMVAQWFISKKYKRAQYKAYS, encoded by the coding sequence ATGAAAGTTTCACCTCTTTTATCAGCTCTGTTTATTTTCTTTGCTGTGGGTGTGGGTCTCTACCCTCTCGTTTACCTCTTGTTAGATATGAGCGGGGGGCTGTTGGCCAGCAAACCTGATGATCTGCTAAATAGCCCATTCTGGAATATTTGTTTTTACGGACACATTAGCCTGGGAGGTTTAGCTTTGCTTAGTGGGTGCTCTCAGTTTTTCAAAAAGTTTAGAAACAAACACCTCAGGCTACACCGTAAGCTAGGCTTCGTCTATATCAGCTCCGTAATGCTGAGTGGTTTGTTTAGCCTGTATATTGCTTACTATACCCCTGGTGGTATTGTTGCCGTCTTAGGCTTTGAGGTACTTGGCATTCTCTGGTTGTATACCACACTTAAAGCCTTTCGGGCTATCCTACAAAAAAATTTAGACCAGCACGAAAACTGGATGATGCGCAGCTACGCCCTTACCTTTGCAGCAGTAAGCTTGCGTTTATGGATGCCAATCCTTATCGGACTTATTGGGCTAAGCTTTATACAGGCCTACACCTTTATCGCATGGTGGTGCTGGGTTCCCAATCTTATGGTTGCCCAATGGTTCATCAGCAAAAAGTATAAGAGAGCCCAGTATAAAGCATATTCGTAA
- a CDS encoding sensor histidine kinase: MGKDQQSLSFLKISKQERRKFQAYNYAKDKYNFSRGALVAAMINLLLIPIEYFRVAEFDPAFWFRISTTVLYLLVYQLIKSHRGNVDSFQWLSLSLILTAAVLGLINDYFAQAYVLFLPNLLTAMIFFVHIISGLSFNKSLITNGIIMLMYIVYTFALGQGNRFLLQELPDMVSMSLLAAFLGYLIQKNKYERYQQAQIIEQQYDEISNEHEEYQKLNVVKDRLLSILSHDVRSPLDSLQGFLHLLEHKLLNMEEVEELLPQLKAKLTRTSDFVEHTLLWSKNQMGGFSPKLVNMNVKDLLQKTLDLYEYHIREKQLRIDLQCPEGLSIKADEEMTYIVARNLLNNAIKFSPKGTTITISAAEDTTKVLVKVKDEGVGISEEQIKQIFDIVKEPALGTKGEKGTGLGLSLSKEFMEKIGGSLHIASNQPDAGTTFSMIFHKA, translated from the coding sequence TTGGGTAAGGATCAACAAAGTTTATCATTTCTAAAAATTAGTAAGCAGGAGCGACGCAAGTTTCAGGCATACAATTACGCCAAAGACAAATACAACTTTAGTAGAGGAGCTTTGGTCGCTGCCATGATTAACTTATTGCTGATTCCAATTGAATATTTTCGTGTTGCTGAGTTTGACCCTGCTTTCTGGTTTCGTATATCTACAACGGTACTATACCTTCTGGTCTATCAACTTATAAAAAGCCATAGAGGCAATGTGGATAGCTTTCAGTGGCTAAGCCTTAGCCTAATCCTGACGGCAGCGGTTTTAGGGTTAATCAACGACTATTTCGCACAGGCATATGTGCTCTTTCTGCCCAATTTGCTTACCGCCATGATCTTTTTTGTGCACATTATCAGTGGTCTTTCTTTTAACAAAAGTCTGATCACCAATGGAATCATTATGCTAATGTATATCGTCTATACCTTTGCACTGGGGCAGGGTAATCGCTTTTTGCTACAGGAATTGCCAGATATGGTGAGTATGTCTCTGCTTGCGGCATTTTTGGGCTACCTGATTCAGAAGAACAAGTACGAAAGGTACCAGCAAGCCCAAATCATAGAGCAGCAATATGATGAGATCAGTAATGAACATGAAGAGTATCAGAAGCTAAATGTAGTAAAAGACAGATTGCTTTCTATACTCTCTCATGATGTGCGCTCTCCTCTGGACTCGCTACAGGGCTTCCTCCACCTGCTGGAGCATAAACTGCTAAATATGGAAGAAGTTGAAGAGCTGCTTCCTCAGCTAAAAGCTAAACTTACCCGTACTTCTGACTTTGTTGAGCACACCCTACTATGGTCAAAAAACCAGATGGGAGGGTTTTCTCCCAAGCTTGTGAATATGAATGTGAAGGATCTTTTGCAAAAAACTCTAGATCTATACGAGTATCATATACGGGAAAAACAATTGCGGATAGACTTGCAGTGCCCGGAAGGGTTGTCTATTAAGGCAGATGAGGAAATGACTTATATTGTAGCTCGTAACCTGCTCAACAATGCTATCAAATTTTCTCCCAAGGGCACTACCATTACAATTTCTGCGGCAGAAGATACGACCAAAGTGCTGGTAAAAGTAAAAGACGAAGGCGTAGGCATCTCCGAAGAACAAATTAAGCAGATTTTTGATATCGTAAAAGAACCGGCATTAGGTACTAAAGGAGAAAAAGGCACTGGCCTGGGGCTAAGTTTGAGTAAAGAGTTTATGGAGAAAATCGGTGGTAGTTTACATATTGCCTCCAACCAACCGGATGCGGGCACTACCTTCAGTATGATTTTTCATAAAGCCTGA
- a CDS encoding DUF2911 domain-containing protein, whose translation MKKLFTALVFVLGIFSGLSAQDMGAPDKSPMDMAYFPDDFAHHRKFAAEKIEFDRAIIRVSYSRPAANGREIFGELIPYGKVWRTGANEAPEIKFYEDVKLNGKSVKAGTYAMLSIPGEKEWTIILSNDVDQWGAYSYDDAKDVLRVQAPASQLEDKVEHFTIQFSGKGKGKKEGVMKMAWDQTLVEVPFTF comes from the coding sequence ATGAAAAAGCTATTTACTGCCCTTGTTTTTGTTTTAGGAATATTTTCCGGGCTATCTGCTCAGGATATGGGCGCTCCCGACAAAAGTCCCATGGATATGGCCTACTTTCCTGATGATTTTGCACACCACCGCAAATTTGCCGCTGAAAAGATTGAGTTTGACAGGGCCATTATTCGTGTAAGCTACAGCCGCCCTGCTGCCAATGGACGAGAGATTTTTGGAGAACTTATTCCTTATGGCAAAGTATGGCGTACGGGTGCCAATGAGGCTCCGGAAATTAAGTTTTATGAAGATGTAAAGCTAAATGGTAAAAGCGTGAAAGCAGGAACTTACGCTATGCTAAGCATACCCGGAGAAAAAGAATGGACCATCATACTAAGTAATGATGTAGACCAATGGGGAGCTTACAGTTACGATGATGCTAAGGATGTACTCAGAGTACAAGCTCCTGCCAGTCAGCTAGAGGATAAAGTAGAGCATTTTACCATACAGTTTAGTGGTAAGGGTAAAGGAAAAAAAGAAGGCGTAATGAAGATGGCTTGGGACCAGACCCTGGTAGAAGTGCCCTTCACCTTCTAA
- a CDS encoding acetoacetate decarboxylase family protein has protein sequence MAIPKRIKRYRDRYALVDGIPYQMPIYAKKSPALMAGFSCDFEKANALLPGNELHALRLPNGRAVLLITVINYLDTSIGKYIEYSIAIGCTHGRNPAPPLLPAMMMKTFGTGQYILDLPVSSEISVKGGKGIWGMPKHQANLDFKVSEKMVTSQYEKDGQFAFRIEIFRPSSPSFKINVGTTNYCRYRNMLMASYIYFESKVGINLFGKANARLYIGDHPNVAYLRDLDIKPDPFFTMFMPEANGVLDDHFKCWFLTYDEPPAFMPEGFESVYDLGLDESWLAPPAIQDYEQYRIGKEIERELAGEL, from the coding sequence ATGGCTATCCCCAAAAGAATCAAGCGGTACCGGGACAGGTACGCCCTTGTAGATGGTATTCCTTATCAGATGCCTATTTATGCGAAAAAATCTCCGGCACTAATGGCAGGCTTCTCCTGCGATTTTGAAAAAGCCAATGCCCTATTACCGGGCAATGAACTGCATGCTTTGCGCTTACCCAACGGTAGAGCGGTATTATTGATTACGGTAATTAACTACCTGGATACCAGTATTGGCAAATACATAGAGTATAGTATAGCCATAGGCTGCACGCACGGTCGTAATCCTGCTCCCCCTTTGCTACCTGCCATGATGATGAAGACTTTCGGAACCGGACAGTATATATTAGACCTGCCAGTAAGTTCAGAGATATCGGTAAAAGGAGGAAAAGGAATATGGGGCATGCCCAAGCATCAGGCAAATCTGGACTTTAAGGTTTCAGAAAAAATGGTGACTAGCCAGTACGAAAAAGATGGGCAGTTTGCCTTTCGTATAGAGATTTTTCGGCCTAGCTCTCCCAGTTTTAAAATAAATGTGGGTACTACCAACTACTGCCGGTACCGTAACATGCTGATGGCATCATACATTTATTTTGAGTCAAAAGTAGGTATTAACTTATTCGGTAAAGCGAACGCAAGACTATATATTGGTGATCACCCTAATGTAGCCTACCTCAGGGATTTAGATATCAAGCCTGACCCTTTCTTTACCATGTTTATGCCTGAGGCTAATGGTGTACTGGATGATCATTTTAAATGCTGGTTCCTTACTTATGATGAGCCTCCTGCCTTTATGCCCGAAGGTTTTGAGAGCGTCTATGACTTGGGTTTGGACGAAAGCTGGCTGGCTCCACCCGCCATACAAGACTATGAGCAGTACCGAATTGGCAAAGAGATAGAAAGAGAACTTGCAGGCGAGCTATAA
- a CDS encoding DUF4345 family protein, whose translation MRRLSYFFFYSYVGLVCLAGAWGAFFHARLDFALLMEVDMEVLNDKAQVNLLSQYRFLRAIELGFGLFALSFVKEIFSQKKFNALFLLIMGAGIVARLASCLYEGWPNIMMLFFMCYELLGLVIIYLYTRNKVKDYAVA comes from the coding sequence ATGAGGCGGCTTAGCTACTTCTTCTTCTATTCCTATGTAGGGCTGGTATGTCTGGCTGGTGCCTGGGGAGCCTTTTTTCATGCGCGGTTAGACTTTGCATTACTGATGGAGGTAGATATGGAAGTGCTCAATGATAAAGCTCAGGTCAACCTGTTGAGTCAGTACCGCTTTCTCAGAGCTATTGAGCTGGGCTTCGGTTTATTTGCGCTCAGCTTTGTCAAAGAGATATTTAGTCAGAAAAAGTTTAATGCCCTCTTTTTACTCATTATGGGGGCAGGAATTGTGGCTCGTTTAGCCTCATGCCTATACGAAGGCTGGCCCAACATAATGATGCTTTTCTTTATGTGTTATGAGCTGTTGGGCCTGGTCATTATCTATTTATATACCCGAAATAAAGTAAAAGATTATGCTGTCGCCTGA
- a CDS encoding 2'-5' RNA ligase family protein, protein MKLYFIALIPPPQIRVEVKGFKEEMKASYQASHALKSPAHITLQMPFKKDEKEENKLVEGLAEWAAAQSSFSVRINGFDHFSDRVIYVRVEEHQPVIQLHHSLKKMLTLTFGFKAEELNKKMHPHMTIATRDLKPEQFVQAWQQFQNKKYEAQFDAHSIFLLKHNGKYWDIYREFTFGG, encoded by the coding sequence ATGAAACTTTACTTTATCGCACTTATACCTCCTCCGCAAATCAGGGTAGAAGTAAAAGGCTTTAAGGAGGAAATGAAAGCAAGCTACCAAGCCTCCCATGCCCTGAAGTCACCAGCACACATCACCTTACAAATGCCTTTTAAAAAAGACGAGAAGGAAGAAAACAAGCTTGTTGAAGGCCTGGCAGAATGGGCCGCCGCTCAGTCTTCGTTTTCTGTCAGGATTAATGGTTTTGACCATTTTTCAGATAGGGTAATTTACGTCAGGGTGGAGGAGCATCAGCCTGTTATTCAACTCCACCACAGCCTTAAAAAAATGTTGACACTTACCTTTGGGTTTAAGGCAGAAGAACTGAACAAAAAGATGCATCCTCACATGACTATTGCTACTCGTGACTTAAAACCTGAACAATTTGTGCAGGCCTGGCAGCAGTTTCAAAATAAAAAGTACGAAGCCCAGTTTGATGCCCATAGCATTTTCCTTCTTAAGCATAACGGCAAATACTGGGATATCTATCGTGAGTTTACTTTTGGAGGATAG
- a CDS encoding patatin, with the protein MRSSLSLLMVLICLISIVSGVAQLIAPAFVLSMVGASASASALHFFAIVGMFMALFGGMVLHAIYSAYPNLIAIRWGAMQKLGAFVAVGLGVIQGVFAPLALGVAFFDLFSGLLFLYYLKTLPGHEAA; encoded by the coding sequence ATGAGATCATCCTTAAGCTTACTTATGGTGCTTATTTGCCTCATCAGTATTGTATCTGGTGTGGCACAGCTTATCGCTCCTGCTTTTGTGCTCAGCATGGTAGGCGCCAGCGCATCGGCGAGTGCCCTACATTTCTTTGCCATAGTAGGTATGTTTATGGCGCTATTTGGAGGAATGGTGCTACACGCTATCTACAGTGCCTATCCCAACCTTATTGCGATACGCTGGGGAGCTATGCAAAAACTTGGAGCTTTTGTAGCAGTAGGTTTGGGCGTAATACAAGGTGTATTTGCCCCCCTGGCGCTGGGCGTCGCTTTCTTTGACCTTTTTTCCGGACTACTATTTTTGTACTATCTGAAAACCCTACCCGGACATGAGGCGGCTTAG